The Onychomys torridus chromosome 4, mOncTor1.1, whole genome shotgun sequence genome includes a window with the following:
- the Mtln gene encoding mitoregulin — MADISERTLQVSVLVAFASGVVLGWQANRLRRRYLDWRKRRLQDKLATTQKKLDLA; from the coding sequence ATGGCGGACATTTCCGAGAGGACGCTGCAGGTGTCCGTGCTAGTGGCTTTCGCCTCCGGAGTGGTCCTGGGCTGGCAGGCAAATCGGCTGCGGAGGCGTTACCTGGACTGGAGGAAGCGGAGGCTGCAGGACAAGCTGGCGACGACTCAGAAGAAGCTGGACCTGGCCTGA